One Ahaetulla prasina isolate Xishuangbanna chromosome 1, ASM2864084v1, whole genome shotgun sequence DNA window includes the following coding sequences:
- the CLDN20 gene encoding claudin-20, with product MASAALQFFAFVLALFGVFGAIAATLLPNWKVNADTGSNIITAITQMQGLWMDCTWYSTGMFSCTLKYSILSLPVYIQAARTTMILSCILSIFGICIATVGMKCTLLGGDRETKNHTSVAGGVFFILAGISGLIPTAWYTKEIISKFLDPTIPESSKHEPGGAVYVGFISAGLLLAAGAIFGTSCFKKQQRAGIYPNKQQNLHPAARQVDTGYSLKDYV from the coding sequence ATGGCATCAGCCGCTCTCCAGTTTTTTGCTTTTGTCCTAGCCTTGTTTGGTGTTTTTGGAGCGATCGCAGCCACCCTGTTGCCCAACTGGAAGGTGAATGCAGACACGGGCTCAAACATAATCACGGCCATCACTCAGATGCAAGGGCTCTGGATGGACTGCACATGGTACAGCACTGGGATGTTCAGCTGCACGCTGAAATATTCAATCCTGTCTCTCCCTGTTTACATCCAGGCAGCAAGGACCACCATGATTCTGTCCTGCATCCTCTCCATTTTTGGGATCTGCATCGCCACAGTGGGGATGAAGTGCACCCTTCTAGGAGGGGACAGAGAGACCAAAAACCACACGTCAGTTGCCGGAGGAGTCTTCTTTATTTTGGCAGGAATATCTGGCTTGATACCAACAGCCTGGTACACGAAagagattatttcaaaatttctgGACCCAACAATCCCAGAAAGCAGTAAGCATGAACCAGGAGGAGCAGTTTACGTTGGATTTATTTCGGCTGGACTTTTGCTTGCTGCAGGTGCTATCTTTGGCACTTCCTGTTTTAAGAAACAACAGAGAGCAGGGATTTATCCTAACAAGCAGCAGAACCTGCATCCAGCTGCCCGGCAAGTGGACACAGGCTACAGCCTGAAGGACTATGTGTAA